The Halopseudomonas sabulinigri genome window below encodes:
- a CDS encoding ABC transporter ATP-binding protein, translating into MPSQSKALLELNQLACGYGEHTVVADLNLHLRPGDIGCLLGPSGCGKTTTLRAIAGFEPVSAGTIVLDGQVLSSASTRLPPEQRRIGMVFQDYALFPHLTVADNIAFGIHKHPERKRLVSELLDLVKLSQLGKRYPHELSGGQQQRVALARAMAPDPKLLLLDEPFSNLDGELRRRLSGEVREILKSRGISAMLVTHDQSEAFAVCDHVAVLKDGQLQQWDTPYNLYHEPATPFVASFIGQGYFIRGQMVTPDTVQTELGLIRGNRAYRLPVGSAVDVLLRPDDVVAAPDGDLRAQVLGRTFLGANILYQLQLPTGSVLEAIFPSHADHSVGDSLGIRVAAEHLVIFAAQGSVNLHARLPLEQVLDAGVANS; encoded by the coding sequence ATGCCCAGTCAGTCCAAGGCCCTGCTTGAGCTCAACCAGCTCGCCTGCGGTTACGGCGAACATACCGTAGTCGCCGACCTCAACCTGCACCTGCGCCCCGGCGACATTGGTTGCCTACTGGGGCCCTCCGGCTGCGGAAAAACCACCACCTTGCGGGCGATTGCCGGGTTTGAGCCGGTCAGTGCCGGCACTATCGTGCTCGATGGCCAAGTGCTGTCCAGCGCCAGCACGCGCCTGCCGCCCGAGCAGCGGCGCATCGGCATGGTGTTCCAGGATTACGCGCTCTTCCCCCATTTGACCGTAGCCGACAACATCGCCTTCGGCATTCACAAGCACCCCGAGCGTAAACGCCTGGTGAGTGAGCTGCTCGATCTGGTCAAACTCAGCCAGCTGGGCAAGCGCTACCCGCACGAACTCTCAGGCGGCCAGCAACAACGCGTCGCCCTCGCGCGCGCCATGGCACCCGATCCCAAACTGCTATTGCTGGATGAGCCCTTCTCCAATCTGGACGGTGAGCTGCGCCGCCGCTTGTCTGGCGAAGTGCGCGAGATACTCAAGAGCCGCGGCATCAGCGCCATGCTGGTCACTCACGACCAGAGCGAAGCCTTCGCCGTCTGCGACCACGTCGCAGTGCTGAAGGATGGCCAGCTGCAGCAATGGGATACGCCCTACAACCTCTACCACGAGCCGGCCACGCCTTTCGTCGCCAGTTTTATCGGTCAGGGGTATTTCATTCGCGGGCAGATGGTGACGCCGGATACCGTCCAGACCGAACTGGGCCTGATTCGCGGCAACCGGGCCTACCGCCTGCCGGTAGGTAGCGCCGTTGATGTCCTGTTGCGGCCAGACGATGTGGTCGCCGCGCCAGATGGCGACCTGCGAGCACAGGTATTGGGGCGTACCTTTCTTGGCGCCAATATTCTCTACCAATTGCAGCTACCGACCGGCAGCGTGCTGGAAGCCATCTTCCCTAGCCACGCAGACCACAGTGTTGGCGATAGCCTGGGTATCCGCGTGGCGGCCGAGCACCTGGTGATCTTCGCTGCGCAGGGCAGCGTCAACCTGCACGCCCGGCTGCCGCTGGAGCAGGTGCTGGATGCGGGTGTCGCCAACAGTTAG
- the argF gene encoding ornithine carbamoyltransferase, with product MTARHFLSLMDCTEAELIGLIKRGIELKSLHRQGVVYEPLKNRVLGMIFEKASTRTRVSFEAGMTHLGGQAIFLSPRDTQLGRGEPIEDSARVLSSMCDAIMIRTFAHDMLETFAQYSRVPVINGLTDDLHPCQLLADMQTYLEHRGAIKGKTVAWIGDGNNMCNTFIQAAIQFDFQLRIACPEGYEPGAQFLAQAGDRVQVMRDPQEAVKGAHLINTDVWASMGQEDETEARLKRFAPYQVTPAMLDAADESVLFMHCLPAHRGEEVSAELMEDPRSVVWDQAENRLHAQKALVEFLLVD from the coding sequence ATGACTGCACGGCACTTCTTGTCACTGATGGATTGCACCGAGGCTGAACTGATTGGCCTGATCAAACGCGGCATCGAGCTGAAATCACTGCACCGCCAGGGTGTGGTCTACGAGCCGCTGAAAAACCGCGTGCTCGGCATGATTTTCGAAAAGGCCTCCACCCGCACGCGGGTGTCCTTCGAGGCGGGCATGACCCATCTTGGCGGTCAGGCTATTTTCCTTTCGCCGCGCGACACGCAACTGGGCCGCGGCGAGCCGATTGAAGACAGCGCGCGCGTACTCTCCAGCATGTGCGACGCCATCATGATCCGTACCTTCGCCCACGACATGCTGGAAACCTTCGCCCAGTATTCCCGCGTACCCGTGATCAATGGTCTGACCGACGACCTGCACCCCTGTCAGTTGCTGGCCGACATGCAGACCTACCTGGAGCACCGCGGCGCCATCAAGGGCAAGACAGTCGCCTGGATCGGTGACGGCAATAATATGTGCAACACCTTTATTCAGGCGGCTATTCAGTTCGATTTTCAATTGCGTATTGCCTGCCCTGAGGGCTATGAGCCGGGTGCGCAGTTCCTCGCGCAGGCCGGTGACCGTGTCCAGGTCATGCGCGATCCGCAGGAAGCAGTCAAAGGCGCACATCTGATCAACACCGATGTGTGGGCCTCTATGGGGCAGGAAGACGAAACAGAAGCCCGTCTCAAGCGCTTTGCCCCATACCAGGTAACGCCCGCCATGCTCGATGCGGCAGACGAATCGGTGCTCTTCATGCACTGCCTGCCAGCGCACCGTGGTGAGGAAGTCAGCGCCGAGCTGATGGAAGACCCGCGTAGCGTGGTCTGGGACCAGGCCGAAAACCGCCTGCACGCACAGAAGGCACTGGTCGAGTTCCTGCTCGTCGACTGA
- a CDS encoding molybdopterin-dependent oxidoreductase, translating to MSVTHFRACHLCEAICGLAIETEGERILSIKGDAQDSFSRGHICPKAIALQDIQNDPQRLRQPVKRVGDEWHTIGWDEAFELVAHRFAAIQREQGNNAVGVYMGNPNVHNYGSMTHGNYFLGQLRTRQRYSATSVDQLPHHLVSLWLYGHMLMIPIPDIDHTDFFLMLGANPIASNGSIMTVPDVGKRIKELKGRSGKLVVVDPRRSETAEVASEHLFIQPGTDVALLLGLLNTLFAEELTKASPALDATQGLEEVAAAVRPFSAEKMAAHCGIAAEQIKQLAREFAAAERAVCYGRMGVSVQRYGTLCQWLIQVINLVTGNLDAPGGSLFPEPAFDVVSKGRGGHFNAWQSRVSGLPEFNGELPSAVLAEEILTPGEGQIRALFTSAGNPVLSTPNGRQLDEALAGLDFMVSVDLYINETTRHADVILPPTSSLEHDHYDITFNNFAVRNVTRYNELVLPKPAGALHDWEIFVGLGQAFARVNGQPARETRSPAEMVDLAMRSGPHGERLSLAELQKHPHGIDLGPLQPNLLRRIQTESKKIELAQPLMLQDLQRVAAELQGLMPQQGELRLIGRRHVRSNNSWMHNYQRLVKGKPRDQLLMHPQDLAERGLQDGQLVTVRSRIGAVNVLVSATDEVAQGVVSLPHGWGHNRSGTQIEVAERNAGVSVNDLTDERFFDPVTGNAAVNGVSVEVVAA from the coding sequence ATGTCGGTAACCCATTTCCGCGCCTGTCATCTGTGCGAGGCCATCTGTGGTCTGGCCATCGAGACCGAAGGCGAGCGTATTCTGTCGATCAAGGGCGATGCACAGGACAGCTTCAGCCGTGGGCATATCTGTCCCAAGGCCATTGCACTGCAGGATATTCAGAACGATCCCCAACGCCTGCGCCAGCCGGTCAAGCGGGTGGGGGATGAATGGCACACCATCGGTTGGGATGAGGCTTTTGAATTGGTCGCCCATCGTTTTGCAGCGATTCAGCGTGAGCAAGGCAACAACGCCGTCGGCGTGTATATGGGCAATCCAAATGTGCATAACTATGGCTCAATGACGCACGGCAACTACTTTCTCGGTCAGCTGCGCACCCGACAACGCTACTCGGCGACATCGGTCGATCAGTTGCCGCACCACCTGGTCTCGCTGTGGCTGTACGGCCACATGCTGATGATCCCGATTCCCGATATCGACCATACCGACTTCTTTCTGATGCTCGGTGCCAACCCGATTGCCTCCAATGGCAGCATCATGACCGTGCCGGACGTCGGCAAGCGTATCAAGGAGCTGAAAGGTCGCAGCGGCAAGCTGGTGGTGGTTGATCCGCGGCGCAGCGAAACCGCCGAGGTCGCCAGCGAACACCTGTTTATTCAGCCCGGTACCGACGTGGCTCTGCTACTTGGCTTGCTCAATACGCTGTTTGCCGAGGAGTTGACCAAGGCCAGTCCGGCGCTCGATGCAACTCAGGGGTTGGAAGAGGTGGCAGCTGCGGTCAGGCCCTTCAGTGCCGAGAAAATGGCCGCGCACTGTGGCATTGCAGCCGAGCAGATCAAGCAGTTGGCGCGGGAGTTTGCGGCCGCCGAACGCGCCGTCTGTTATGGACGTATGGGCGTTTCGGTGCAGCGTTACGGCACTCTGTGCCAGTGGCTGATTCAGGTGATCAATCTGGTGACGGGTAATCTGGACGCACCCGGCGGCTCGCTGTTCCCCGAGCCGGCCTTCGATGTAGTCAGCAAGGGGCGAGGTGGCCACTTCAATGCCTGGCAGAGCCGTGTATCGGGCTTGCCGGAGTTCAACGGCGAGTTGCCCTCTGCGGTGCTGGCTGAAGAGATACTCACGCCGGGCGAGGGGCAGATTCGCGCGCTCTTTACCTCGGCAGGCAATCCGGTGCTCTCTACCCCGAACGGCCGGCAACTGGATGAAGCCCTGGCCGGTCTTGATTTCATGGTCAGCGTCGATCTCTACATCAACGAAACCACCCGCCACGCCGACGTTATTCTGCCGCCCACCTCATCGCTAGAGCACGATCACTACGACATCACCTTCAACAACTTTGCGGTGCGTAACGTCACCCGTTATAACGAGCTGGTGCTGCCCAAGCCCGCAGGGGCACTGCATGACTGGGAGATCTTCGTCGGCCTGGGTCAGGCGTTCGCCCGTGTCAATGGGCAGCCTGCGCGCGAGACAAGGTCACCGGCCGAGATGGTCGATCTTGCCATGCGCAGCGGCCCCCATGGTGAGCGGCTGAGCCTGGCCGAGTTGCAGAAGCACCCGCACGGCATTGATTTGGGGCCCTTGCAGCCGAACCTGCTGCGCCGTATTCAGACCGAGAGCAAGAAGATTGAGCTGGCACAGCCCCTGATGCTGCAGGATTTGCAGCGTGTAGCCGCAGAGCTGCAGGGCCTGATGCCGCAGCAGGGCGAGTTGCGGTTAATCGGTCGGCGGCACGTGCGCAGCAACAATTCCTGGATGCACAACTACCAGCGGCTGGTCAAAGGCAAGCCGCGCGACCAACTGCTGATGCACCCGCAGGATCTGGCCGAACGCGGTCTGCAAGATGGTCAGTTGGTAACGGTGCGCTCACGGATTGGCGCGGTGAATGTACTGGTAAGCGCTACCGATGAGGTTGCTCAGGGCGTGGTCAGCCTGCCGCACGGCTGGGGCCATAACCGTAGCGGTACGCAAATAGAGGTGGCAGAGCGCAACGCCGGGGTGAGCGTGAACGACCTGACCGATGAACGCTTTTTTGACCCGGTAACCGGCAATGCCGCAGTCAACGGCGTCAGCGTTGAGGTGGTGGCAGCATAA
- the grxD gene encoding Grx4 family monothiol glutaredoxin, with translation MDVIDTIKEQIANNPVLIYMKGAPNAPQCGFSARAVQALMACGEKFAYVDILQNPDIRANLPAYANWPTFPQLWIGGELVGGSDIILELHESGELTGMVKAAQPAE, from the coding sequence ATGGACGTCATCGATACCATTAAAGAACAGATCGCCAACAACCCGGTGCTGATCTACATGAAAGGCGCCCCGAATGCTCCGCAGTGCGGTTTTTCCGCCCGTGCCGTGCAGGCGCTGATGGCCTGCGGCGAGAAATTCGCTTACGTCGATATCCTGCAGAACCCGGATATTCGCGCCAACCTGCCTGCCTACGCCAACTGGCCAACCTTCCCACAGCTGTGGATCGGCGGCGAACTGGTCGGCGGCAGCGATATCATTCTCGAGCTGCACGAGTCTGGTGAGCTGACCGGGATGGTAAAGGCTGCGCAACCGGCTGAGTAA
- the cysQ gene encoding 3'(2'),5'-bisphosphate nucleotidase CysQ — MQASEQAAMVESIIQIAKDAGDLILEVYKSDFEVRGKDDASPVTEADEKAEALILAGLSKLQRQFPVVAEEAHAAGKTPEVADCFWLVDPLDGTREFVNRNGEFTVNIALIEHGKPLLGVVFAPALGQLYAGSRDNGAFMQDAHERRSVQVRVASSAGLDVVASRSHGDASALEQLLKGRNVKSLVSAGSSLKLCLLADGQADIYPRLGRTMEWDIAAGHAVLAAAGGQVQTLSGEPLMYGKHGFENPHFVASGGQAFFASTPA; from the coding sequence ATGCAGGCAAGTGAACAGGCAGCGATGGTCGAATCCATCATCCAGATCGCAAAGGACGCCGGTGATTTGATTCTTGAGGTCTATAAAAGTGACTTTGAGGTGCGCGGCAAGGATGACGCCTCGCCGGTTACTGAAGCAGACGAGAAAGCCGAGGCGCTGATTTTGGCGGGTTTGAGCAAACTGCAACGCCAGTTCCCGGTGGTTGCCGAAGAAGCCCACGCGGCGGGCAAGACTCCAGAGGTGGCGGACTGCTTCTGGCTGGTGGACCCGCTTGACGGCACCAGGGAGTTCGTCAATCGCAACGGCGAATTCACCGTCAACATTGCCCTGATTGAGCATGGTAAACCCTTGTTGGGCGTCGTATTCGCGCCCGCTTTGGGTCAGCTATATGCAGGCTCACGCGATAACGGCGCGTTCATGCAGGACGCCCATGAGCGCCGCAGCGTGCAGGTTCGTGTTGCCAGCAGCGCCGGATTGGATGTCGTTGCCAGCCGATCGCACGGCGATGCCAGCGCGTTGGAGCAGCTACTGAAGGGCCGCAATGTCAAGTCTCTGGTCAGCGCTGGTTCTTCATTGAAGCTGTGTCTGCTCGCAGATGGCCAAGCCGACATTTACCCACGCCTGGGACGTACCATGGAGTGGGACATCGCAGCCGGCCATGCCGTACTTGCTGCGGCAGGTGGTCAAGTCCAGACGCTGTCGGGCGAGCCCTTGATGTACGGCAAGCACGGGTTTGAAAACCCGCACTTTGTGGCAAGCGGCGGCCAAGCCTTTTTTGCTTCCACCCCTGCTTGA
- a CDS encoding VanZ family protein: protein MRPTLLRLWARYRTLFKIAFFALLALGLYLGMRPTPPPTAYSWQAAGYHAGGLFSLTILSALAFPHWRWWWRALFMFAVGVAVEYVQSFHPTRTADWADIYANSGGIAFGLLCLGAYQLLTYSGKSDRPPR from the coding sequence ATGCGGCCGACCCTGTTACGCCTCTGGGCGCGGTATCGCACCCTGTTCAAAATCGCCTTTTTTGCGCTGCTCGCATTGGGTTTGTATTTGGGCATGCGCCCAACGCCCCCGCCGACGGCGTATAGTTGGCAGGCCGCTGGCTATCACGCTGGCGGCTTGTTCTCTCTGACCATACTCAGCGCCCTCGCCTTTCCGCACTGGCGCTGGTGGTGGCGTGCGCTGTTCATGTTTGCGGTTGGCGTGGCGGTCGAGTACGTGCAGTCGTTTCACCCGACCCGGACCGCCGACTGGGCAGATATTTATGCCAACTCCGGCGGCATCGCCTTCGGGCTTCTGTGCCTCGGCGCCTATCAGCTGCTGACGTATTCTGGGAAATCGGATCGCCCGCCACGCTAG
- a CDS encoding YjbH domain-containing protein, which produces MAGHAVPMGRANTVIQKRPALQLHAPLLTALFVLIAAPVALSAQNPKYRTTQSDFGGTGLLQTPTARMAPEGDISFNATRVDPYSRYSISAQPLPWLEGTIRYTSVSNRRYGAESFSGDQSFKDKGIDAKVRLLKESYWYPQVAFGMRDLGGTGLFSSEYFVANKRVYNFDFSLGLAWGYIGNRGGIDNPLGLLNDKFDTRGEVTTDVSQAGGTRTNSYFRGPLGVFGGIEYQSPWEKLRFKVELDGNDYKSEPQGNDQPQEYPVNFGALYRLSDGIDLTAAWERGNTAMFGITLHTNLKAGSMPQKVLDPAPEARKPLPTGVSGNAIDWSNVSQRLRSNAGIEVQEISLHGDEVIVTGEQKMFRDSAKGLGRAARVLDNSLGEGSYNWYTLVYSSRGMPISQTSINAEKLREYERNEIDRQALRRATANAVPAVLDDDIVYTGELDKTDFSTNLGYTQNVGGPDNFLLYQFLLRFDGAYYFERNKWLHGSLGVNLLNNYDQFEYDAPSNLPRVRTDIRQYMTTSDVQLSHLQYTQTKQLDRDLYGMAYAGLFESMYGGVGGELLYRPYDANWALGVDANWVKQRDYDQRFGFRDYSTLTGHVTGYLQTGFYNILAKGSVGRYLAGDYGGTLDLSRRFNNGVSIGGWATLTNVSKEEYGEGSFDKGIYVSFPFDAFFVRSTTSTGTIAWNPLTRDGGARLNRYYQLYNFTSDRDLDHFNDGFGSITE; this is translated from the coding sequence ATGGCTGGCCACGCAGTACCAATGGGGCGAGCAAACACAGTGATACAGAAAAGACCAGCCCTGCAGTTGCACGCTCCATTGCTGACCGCTCTGTTCGTGCTTATTGCGGCTCCTGTTGCGCTATCCGCGCAGAACCCCAAGTACCGCACAACACAAAGTGACTTCGGCGGCACAGGCCTGTTGCAAACGCCAACAGCGCGCATGGCACCCGAGGGCGATATCAGTTTCAATGCTACTCGCGTTGATCCTTACAGCCGATACAGTATTTCCGCCCAGCCTCTACCCTGGCTTGAGGGTACTATCAGATATACGTCTGTGAGCAACCGCCGCTATGGCGCGGAAAGCTTCAGTGGTGATCAAAGTTTCAAGGATAAGGGGATAGACGCAAAAGTCCGCCTATTGAAAGAAAGCTACTGGTATCCACAGGTGGCTTTCGGCATGCGTGACCTGGGCGGCACTGGGCTTTTCTCCAGCGAATACTTCGTCGCCAACAAGCGGGTGTACAACTTTGACTTCAGCCTTGGGTTGGCGTGGGGCTATATCGGCAATCGCGGAGGTATAGACAACCCGCTTGGACTCCTCAATGACAAGTTTGACACCCGCGGCGAGGTAACTACTGATGTGAGCCAGGCGGGTGGGACCCGAACCAATAGCTACTTCAGGGGCCCCCTCGGCGTATTCGGCGGTATTGAGTACCAAAGCCCTTGGGAAAAGCTGCGGTTTAAGGTGGAGCTTGACGGTAACGATTACAAGTCTGAGCCTCAAGGAAACGATCAGCCGCAAGAGTATCCGGTCAACTTTGGTGCACTGTACCGCCTTAGTGACGGCATAGATCTGACCGCCGCCTGGGAGCGCGGCAACACCGCGATGTTCGGGATCACCTTACATACCAACCTTAAAGCCGGCAGCATGCCGCAGAAGGTGCTAGACCCGGCGCCGGAGGCCCGCAAGCCACTGCCCACCGGCGTGAGTGGAAACGCTATAGACTGGAGTAACGTGAGCCAGCGACTGCGCAGCAATGCTGGCATCGAGGTGCAGGAGATTTCGCTGCACGGCGATGAAGTGATCGTTACCGGCGAGCAAAAAATGTTTCGTGATAGCGCCAAAGGCCTCGGCCGCGCCGCCAGGGTACTGGACAATAGCCTGGGAGAGGGCAGCTACAATTGGTACACCTTGGTTTATAGCTCGCGTGGCATGCCTATCAGCCAAACCAGCATCAATGCCGAAAAGCTGCGTGAATATGAGCGCAATGAGATTGATCGTCAGGCTTTGCGCCGTGCTACTGCCAATGCCGTCCCTGCCGTGCTGGACGACGATATTGTCTATACTGGAGAGCTCGACAAAACCGATTTCAGCACCAACTTGGGTTATACCCAGAACGTCGGTGGTCCAGACAACTTCCTGCTGTATCAGTTTCTTCTGAGGTTTGATGGCGCTTATTACTTTGAGCGCAACAAGTGGTTACATGGCAGTCTGGGTGTCAACCTACTGAACAACTACGACCAGTTTGAATACGATGCTCCGAGCAACCTGCCACGGGTGCGCACCGATATTCGCCAGTACATGACCACCTCTGACGTACAGCTCTCTCACCTGCAATATACACAGACCAAGCAGCTCGACCGCGATCTCTATGGCATGGCCTACGCCGGTCTATTCGAGTCTATGTATGGCGGTGTAGGCGGCGAGCTTCTCTACCGCCCTTACGATGCCAACTGGGCCCTGGGTGTGGACGCCAACTGGGTCAAGCAGCGGGACTACGATCAGCGCTTTGGCTTCCGTGACTACTCGACGTTGACTGGGCATGTGACTGGCTACCTGCAGACTGGCTTTTACAATATTTTGGCCAAGGGTAGCGTCGGCCGTTATCTGGCTGGCGATTACGGCGGAACGCTGGATCTCTCTCGTCGCTTCAACAACGGCGTTTCCATAGGGGGTTGGGCTACTCTGACCAATGTATCCAAAGAAGAGTACGGTGAAGGTAGCTTCGATAAAGGTATATACGTTAGCTTTCCGTTTGATGCTTTCTTTGTACGCTCTACCACCTCTACCGGCACTATCGCCTGGAACCCACTCACCCGAGACGGTGGCGCGCGCCTGAACCGCTACTATCAGCTGTACAATTTCACCTCAGACCGAGACCTGGATCACTTTAATGACGGGTTCGGCAGCATAACGGAGTAA
- a CDS encoding capsule biosynthesis GfcC family protein, whose amino-acid sequence MSRMATALAKALVLTCCAGITALADAQTVTVTGAVANPGDFAWQPGSRLLGASVVAQVNQDAWYQGAALLRKSAMREQRKLKRGIEFDLQTAIVEARANNATSTVELLQRWSQRVADMPVTGRVPAELNPLKQWLISSNPLLEPGDHIFYPRRPNSIRVVGAVMQDCTLPFSPARTPVEYLEDCPAHPAADPNQLFLIQPDGKVQTVGAAYWNVEDAWVAVGAIIYVPITPAQFGTSSADFNQELATWLATQYQWGEQTQ is encoded by the coding sequence ATGAGTAGAATGGCGACGGCGCTTGCCAAGGCTCTGGTGCTGACCTGCTGCGCTGGCATTACTGCTCTTGCTGATGCACAAACAGTGACCGTTACCGGTGCGGTAGCCAACCCTGGCGACTTCGCGTGGCAGCCCGGCAGCCGCCTACTGGGCGCTTCTGTGGTAGCGCAGGTGAACCAGGACGCCTGGTATCAGGGGGCGGCACTGCTACGCAAAAGCGCCATGCGCGAGCAGCGCAAACTCAAACGCGGTATTGAGTTCGACCTGCAAACCGCGATCGTCGAGGCTCGTGCCAATAACGCAACCTCCACTGTGGAACTTCTCCAGCGCTGGTCACAGCGGGTGGCAGACATGCCGGTTACGGGCCGCGTGCCCGCCGAGCTGAATCCGCTGAAGCAGTGGCTTATCAGCAGCAACCCCTTACTTGAACCGGGGGATCACATTTTTTATCCCCGCCGGCCAAACTCGATACGGGTAGTCGGCGCTGTAATGCAAGATTGCACCTTGCCATTCTCTCCAGCGCGCACACCTGTTGAGTACCTTGAAGACTGCCCCGCCCACCCGGCCGCAGACCCAAACCAGCTGTTCCTGATTCAGCCCGACGGCAAGGTGCAAACCGTTGGAGCTGCCTACTGGAATGTAGAGGACGCCTGGGTCGCCGTGGGCGCGATTATCTATGTACCCATCACGCCGGCCCAGTTTGGCACCAGCAGTGCCGACTTCAATCAGGAGCTGGCCACATGGCTGGCCACGCAGTACCAATGGGGCGAGCAAACACAGTGA
- a CDS encoding YjbF family lipoprotein yields the protein MNSFYRRGPLALLFLALGGCNSLTATTIETINLAIKGDLNKIPLEQITAVENDSLLIKAGQAEGLYVRQESYDGRTDWVGLNENVQTNHGRLTQLVGYANDVLAPLNEQDPFSQGLLNVTEGTQVLRHVDYPLAYQSGLEQYATYNQGPYERIQVLDQLIALQRVDEQIWMPQLNYEATNYYWVDPNNGHIRRSIQHIAPELPALDITLVRLPATERPQ from the coding sequence GTGAATTCGTTCTATCGCAGGGGCCCGCTGGCCCTGCTTTTCCTTGCTTTGGGTGGCTGTAACTCGCTTACCGCCACCACGATTGAAACTATCAATCTGGCTATCAAAGGCGACCTCAACAAGATTCCGCTGGAACAAATCACAGCAGTTGAAAATGATAGCCTCCTGATAAAGGCAGGCCAGGCCGAAGGCCTGTATGTACGCCAGGAAAGCTACGACGGCAGAACCGACTGGGTGGGTTTGAACGAAAACGTGCAAACCAATCATGGCCGGCTGACGCAGTTGGTCGGTTACGCCAATGACGTGCTTGCGCCGCTGAACGAGCAGGACCCCTTTTCTCAAGGCCTGTTGAACGTGACTGAGGGCACACAGGTGCTGCGGCATGTCGACTACCCGCTGGCCTATCAAAGTGGGTTGGAACAATACGCGACCTATAACCAGGGCCCTTACGAACGAATCCAGGTACTCGACCAGTTAATTGCCCTGCAACGCGTCGATGAGCAAATCTGGATGCCGCAGCTGAACTACGAAGCCACCAATTACTACTGGGTAGACCCGAATAACGGGCATATACGCCGCAGCATTCAACACATTGCCCCGGAGTTGCCGGCACTGGACATCACGTTGGTACGCCTCCCCGCCACGGAGCGGCCACAATGA
- a CDS encoding polysaccharide biosynthesis/export family protein, whose protein sequence is MNRFSFAALGTSALLLQACMFSPGMHMDTDRLLAEDSVEESLVEMVQITPKVLAQEQAVATNRAVPQELLNFVPENYRLGPNDSLFITVWDHPELTIPGGQQQTSSANSRVVRDDGTLFYPFVGSIKVAGLTQEELRKLLSDKLSRYIEQPQVDVNILEYNSQKVTLSGAFVTPGFREINSQPLTLLQAVGEAVIDNERADLSTLNLIRDGQVFTLDYDYLTSHPSAVGSVYLKAGDKLHMGLNDARKVFIMGEVPRPAALSYSTSRMTLSEVLATVGGPSPTSASGREVYVIRGVENLETEKATIFQLNAQSPSAFILADQFEMQPQDVVFVGAAGITRWNRFVSQLFPSANILGTAVNIGNDYNDLSNNN, encoded by the coding sequence ATGAATCGTTTCTCTTTTGCCGCTCTGGGCACCTCAGCACTACTTCTGCAAGCCTGCATGTTTTCGCCGGGTATGCATATGGACACGGATCGCCTGCTAGCCGAGGACTCTGTGGAAGAAAGCCTGGTCGAGATGGTGCAAATTACGCCCAAGGTGCTTGCCCAGGAACAGGCAGTCGCTACCAATAGAGCAGTCCCCCAAGAATTGCTGAACTTTGTGCCTGAGAACTACCGTCTGGGCCCTAATGATTCGCTTTTTATCACGGTTTGGGATCACCCCGAGTTGACCATTCCAGGCGGGCAGCAACAAACCTCCTCGGCCAACTCTCGCGTAGTTAGAGATGACGGCACCTTGTTTTACCCTTTTGTTGGCAGCATCAAGGTCGCTGGGTTGACCCAAGAAGAACTACGCAAGCTGCTTAGCGACAAGCTGTCCAGGTATATCGAGCAGCCTCAGGTCGACGTTAATATCCTTGAGTACAACAGCCAGAAAGTCACACTCAGTGGAGCTTTTGTTACCCCTGGCTTTCGTGAAATAAACTCCCAGCCATTAACTTTGCTACAGGCTGTTGGCGAAGCCGTTATCGACAATGAGCGTGCTGACCTATCCACCTTGAACCTGATACGGGACGGTCAGGTTTTCACGCTGGATTATGACTATCTCACCAGCCATCCTAGCGCAGTGGGCAGCGTCTATCTTAAGGCCGGGGACAAGCTGCATATGGGGCTGAACGATGCCCGCAAAGTGTTCATCATGGGTGAGGTACCTCGCCCTGCTGCGCTTTCCTACAGCACCAGCCGTATGACCCTGAGCGAAGTGCTGGCCACTGTGGGCGGGCCGTCGCCGACTTCTGCCAGTGGCCGCGAGGTCTACGTGATTCGCGGCGTGGAAAACTTGGAAACAGAAAAAGCGACCATCTTCCAGCTAAACGCCCAGTCCCCTTCCGCCTTCATCCTCGCTGACCAGTTCGAAATGCAGCCGCAGGACGTGGTATTTGTTGGAGCCGCCGGCATCACTCGCTGGAATCGCTTTGTCAGCCAGCTATTCCCCAGTGCGAATATCTTGGGCACTGCCGTAAATATCGGCAATGATTACAACGACTTATCAAACAACAATTAA